CACTTAGACAGCTATACAATCTCatgaaatttatttaattttccatttctcagtTAAGCATGACTGAACATACAACTCTAAAATGTAAGACCATTCATTCCTGGTatcttaaggaagaaaaaaatctttcccttcCTACTGAAATATCTTACCATGTTTACAAAGACTGAGGGGATGGGGAGGTGTCTCTCACAGAGGACACCTAAAGGGCaacaaaaagtcttttttattGATTATAtagctgttaaaaacaaaacaacccaccaaGCAATCTGATAATACTGGATAACACCACCTGTACATATGTATAGGTAAAGCTGAAATACCGTGCAGTTTTAATAGCAAataggccaaaaaaaaaaaaaaaaaaagcactagaCCTTTAAACAGAAGATAATAGAACGTTTCAAATAAGTAACCAGAAGTTTCACTGGAAAGCCATTCATACATGTATGAAGCTGGAGGAATATTCTGCAAGATGCAACTTAGTGATTTGGTTTATATCACATATACTGGGAACTGTGCATAAGGAACTCTTTTCACATACATGCATGACCCTGAAGTTCAAAAATAGTTTTAGCAGTCTTTATTTGCGTTAGCAAGTCAATTTCCTACTGAGCAGCTGGCATGATTATGAAATCCTCATTCACTGTTTCAGAAGTTTACCCCTAAATACAAACACTTGGTATCTATGCAGTTCAGCTTTTGCAGGCCACTGAGttacactgtatttttttgcttggtttccTTGGGTTTAAACACTGCCTGTGTATCTTGCATGTTCCTAACTATTCACTACTCTTCAAAATTACCAGATTAAACACCACTAGAAAACTAGTAGTCACCCAAAGCCACTTGCAACACCATGGCAAGCTTCCCCTGATGCCTTCCTGCTATACGCACctcatttttgttctgtgtagACTTCTAGTGGTCAGAGGTTAGATGCCTTGGGAATTTTTTGACCTTTTAACTAAGGCATCAGTAACAAAAATGAAGGCAACAGCTCACTGGGAACTTGAGTATAACAGCATCAACTCAGTTCATATTTGCAAACTAAAAAAATACCCAGAGACAACATTATTTCCACAAGCTTCCTAACATTCATTTATTAGATTCACATAGTGGTATAAGAAACAGAGCTACATAGTTTTACTGTACAATTGGGTAACAACTTATATAATGAAACACTGCAACACACATAAATTTAACCATCAGCACaactgtaaaaaagaaatggttCTGTAACGTTGCAGGTCATGTATTGTCAGCTAGAGAGCTTCCTGAACAGTTGGCCTAAAGTTAGTTTTATCTTCACAACCTAAAGACTGCCATGAAATCAGTCTGAAAACATCTCCTAAAGCCATAGGACTATACTTTGTAGCGAAGACTCAAAATCCAGGAATAATACACTTGTAGGAACAGAGGAGGTACCCTATTCTTTACCTTAACATTTCAACTGTTGCCACTGGAAGGAAGATCTTCAGCTTAGAAAGATTTCATTTAACACTTGAAAACAcgattaaaacaaataaaaaaagcagacaCTACAGATTGATTTAGAGACCAGCTCTTTCAAAACCAAGGCAGCATAACTAGAAAATTAGAAAACCTGGTCCCATTTTTATATTCATACACTGATTGTAAGTAAAAATGAATACAGTACATGCAATAATATGAAAAACCTGCCTAACAAACTCAAGTACACAACCGAGAGTAACgagggaataaaaaaacccaaactagtGCTTACAATAGACAAGGTAGGGGACATTTTTAGAAGATAAATAACTTAGAAATCAAGATGATCATACCATGTGTCCCTCATTGGCAAGGATTTGTTGGCTAATTAAAAATTCAATGTCATATAAGAAGTATACATTTTCTATCAAAAGTAGTCCTGTAAGTTACAATGTTCACCACTGATTAAATATTTCCCTTCCAGATAAATTGGCTATAATATGCTTATTTAGAGAAGGCTACAAATACATTCTcaaaaaaaagtgctgtgaaACAGAAGCAGGATTTCTACCTGCACACACTTAAGTTTTCTAAAACAATTACATGAGTATACCTGATAAAGAAGTCCTACTCGTtctcagaaaactgaaagaaaacacgTGAAGTAGAAGCTTGATGCACTTGACCAGTCCCGACCaccagttttgttttttgcCAATTAACCACTTCCCCAGAGCTCAGCTATTTGCTGCATAGTATTTGAGTCCTACTTTTATCATGACGCATCCAGACCCAACATTTAAGTCAATCCAACACCCTCAAGAAAGAATATTGCAAAAAGTCCAGAGAACAGCCAGCAAGAAAGAAGCCTTCCTTGTCCTCAgacaaggaatttttttttaagattattgCTAGCCATCAGATGAGAAAGAATGGCCTCCAGTCACACTTCCATAGTCAGAAACACCACAGCTAAACACCCCCAATGTTTCCTTACAGCTGTCTTGTAGGACGTACATGCAACACTTGCAGCAAGGCTGACAGAGTAAGAGAATATTGtgtttttctgctggaaaaggaTCTGAATTTCTGTGTGCATGCTGGGACTCCTTAGGCTCCTTTGATTAATTGATAGATTCTTGTCTCAGGAATCCTATTGCTACCACTATTGTACAATAGTTATACATTCATGCAAAAAGAACGCTATCTGTCTTCTTAAATACCAAGACTTAATCTTATTTCAAGCCCTAAATAGGAAGaagcactaaaataaaaaaaattaagacaaattaaaaaaattgaaaagaaagcGCCTTCAACAGATATACAACTAATTAGCTTCTAAAACATGGTACTCCTGTGACAAACTATTCTTCTTCCATAATAGCTGGGTTTTGGTTGTGGCTTGAGACATTACAATCAAAAAAGTGTATAGAAATAGAATTGATTGAACGGAATTTTATCTACAAACCCCTTTGCATTAATAAGGATCTTTATCAACACAGCTGCCCAGAAAAGCATAAATGATGTTTGATATCACTGTTTCAGTGATAAACTGAACATTCAGTGGCAAATAGTTACCTATTTTACCTTTAAGTCCATATATTCAAGTGTTCTGTTTGATGATCCATTTCATGTCACTTCGAGAGAAGTCAAAGTTCTTCCTGTGCTTCATTCTCTATTTTTCTAGTTTGTGACCTCAAGATTGGCTAATTTAAAGGACAACATGATGAAAGCATTTATTGAACCAACCTGAAACCAAAAAATATTATGTTCTCCCACATTGAACctaactacaaaaaaaaatgattacattaaaaaaaaataaaacaaaaaaaacccaaacccacaaaccaaaccaaaaccgcAGACTGGCAATGAATGTGGTGAACAGAGTGTACACTTTTTCTTACTACGGTTTCATACACAGGCACTAAGAGTGTGCTGTGGGAAAACAACTGGCAATTCAGCTGATTGACTGAGACAGATATTAAGTGCTCAACATACATTTCCATGAACGTAAACAGAAGTGTTCGGCCTCCATACAAAGCAATATTTCTGAAAGTGCTGAAGTTTGGAAATCTGTCCTGCATATTTCCAAAAGCAGCTAGTTTACATTCTGTTTGACAGGATTAATAAAGTGTTTTGGAGGTTAACTCACTTTGGTCACTGTCCCAAAGAAAAGTTTATGTTGAGTAGTTTCAACTATCCTCCTCATCATCACTAATAAGGTCTCTTTTTTCTACACATGTGTCTCGTTCACGTAGAAAATCCTCACGAATAGCTTCTAGTTCAGTTAGTTCAAGACGTACTTTCTCCAGGTGATAGGTTCTCCGGTTCCTGATCTGACGTAATGGAAAAGGATTCAGGTCTCCAAAAGCAATACTAGTCAGTTTCCTGTAAGATTATACAATGTTAGAAAACTATAATTCACATTTGGTGTTCTTTCAAATTAGTTTTGACCTTCATCCATATCAATATTTAGTATATGGCTAATATCTCTGGTCTCCTTCACATACCTGATAGGTCTTAtatgttttcagtatttcaagTGATAAAGTGTTATCAAATGCTCAACAATCTGCAAAGCCACCTGCAAACTCTAAAGCTACAGTGATTACAGCCTTGACAACACTAAACAGAAGATGTAAGCTTGGCTGATCAGAGCTTCATTGGCTAAACTGAACACTTGGTACATCCAGTTACCCGTTATAGATCAGGTAACTTCTTCCATGTAACTCACTGAAGCTCATTCAATCCCAGGACAGTCAGCTCGCAAGTTATCCAAGATAATGAAGTAGTGTAAGAGGCCAGATAAAGCCTGGGATAACACAAATACAGACAAGGATAACACGAAACGCATATAAACCAAACTTTATGATATGGTGAGAAAGCTCTGGAATTCTCCTGGCTGAAGCACAGAAACCTCTGAGCTAGTGTCAATTCAAGCTTGTCAGATCACATCGCAAAGGACCAGAGTATCCATCACCCTTCCAGAGTTATGCTGTATTATACTGTCATTCAGTCACAGCAAAACTAGTAACTGATTTGCCTAATTAGTCTAAATACAGTTAACTAGATCATTACTATTGATCTCTACCTGGAAAATATCTCATTATCTACTACGGGAAAAAGGGGAACTGGAATTTAACTTATTCTAGTTTAATTATCAGGTGAACCAAGATTATCAGAAAATTTATTTGGACAGTTTATTTAAGGCTAAGCTCTCCCTAGGTTTCTTTTGTTGAGTGAACAGGAACAATTTCCTGCTATTTATAAACAGAACTTATTTCAACAGCTTCTCTACCTGTGCACAATGTGCTATGGAACACAACTTTAATCTGTAGAAAAATATAACTATGACATTCAATAACCTACAGTATAATTATGCACAAGTCTGTAGAGACTTTTCTCCAGAAGAGAGCTTAAACTTAGGAATTCTATGCAAAATAGTTTTCTAACCCATGCCCACGAattctataaaaataataattctgaatttttcCTCTACATCAAGATGACTTTTTTGTCCATAACAGGAAAGACATCATCCTACATGCTTCTGTATTGTTTAAATTTTGATGCTGTAAAACTTGTACAAAAATGGTAACATAAGAAACCAGGCAGCACGAATCATTCCGTATCACTTCTAGCAGGCAAATTGATATCCCCTAGGTGGCACTACAGCACTACTTTCAACTCTTGACTCGTAAAATCCTACAAAACCAGAGATTTACAGACCAGCACAGAGTATATTTGTATTGTAAATATCTTTGATGCACTGAATTCTGTCCTCACCTGAACTCACCATCTGCCAAGGATACCCAAAGATACACCAGAATGAGATCTCTTCTGGCAGTATTAGAAATCTTTAAAATAGGTTTTTACAGCAGAAAGTTGACAGGAAAGCCATTTCCATTACATaattggaaaaggaaggaaagacaaatCTGCATCTCtgattcatttatttaaaaatttaatcaaTTTTGTTCAAATAACGTTAAGagcaaaaagagcaaaaagactTAATCATCCCCCCTCCCCGATGAGGGGAGTTTCTGGTGATACTGCTGTGGTACCACTGGTACTACGTATTACATCTTTGATTATAAGCTATAAAATAGCCTGTTTATTTTTCGATTACGAAATATCCAcaagtttgttttatttattgttttctgttaaagCTATGTGCACCCTCTTCCCAAAAATGAAGTACATAATTCTCTGTCACATCCAGATTTGGAATCAGAGTCAGCATTTATTTTGGTCACAAACAGCTGAGTACAACTGTCCAGCATTTTTCAAATCAAAGCGGGGGGGAACGCTAAAATACATAGCGCCACGCAACTCCCCCTCAAGAGTTTTTTGAGAGGTTTCAGCAGAGGAAGCAACATCTGTTATCAAGACTTTTACCATTTAAATCAGTTGCAGAACATTCTCCCTGCATCAGTCCCAACAATCCTTTTTAAGCACAGATTAAGATTATTCAGTTTTAACTTCTCTCCAgtcaaaactgaaacacaggaagtaaaaataaacagctcTTACAGTAGGAGCCAAAGTATAAGCCTGAATTCGTACGGAATTtattacagtaaaaacaaaccTCAGATTCCAGTACATGACTTGTCCTAAATTCTCAGTCAGTGAGTTTCAGTATCTgtgcaaaacatattttcagatATTAAACCAATcccagtgtgacttttgtttttaagattatTCAAGACTGTAAAGCAGCAGATACTAAGAACCTAAAAACATTAGACCCTAATTTACAAACTGTAACTCCTATGCAAGGACTAAAGAATAGAAGAGTATCTGATTTGTATTTATTCTCTGCTTCAAAGTGTATCTTAAAATCAGCGGGAGTTATGTGGCATTAGGCTATGCATTAATGATGCATGAGATATCTAAACCTAGTGGGTCACAGCTGACATTTTTAATACTTGAGACAggatgtgtttttatttatcacaaaacattttacaaCAGAAGTTCTATCTGCAGCGCAGGGTGAGACTTCACCTATGGTTGAAATTCTTAAGTGTTGCTACCATGATTCAACTGCTAAACAAGACCAGCCTGGCCAAGTAATCTCCATCATACCTAAAGATTTACAATTATGGATTAATCATTTGGGCTTTTGTCTCTGCTAAATAAAACTACTCCTGAGAAATCTGAGTCGTTTCCTCTCCAGTTGCTTTATATCTAAATTAAGttctaaataaaaccaaaacaaagaaaccccaaaGCACAACAGACTTCTTCCATGCCTCCACTACAAGTCTTTCAAATTACACACAGGTTTGAGTTACCCACCTAGCATCAAGTATGGTGCGTGTGAAATATCGAAGGTACTTGAAAATGGACATTGAATCTTGTAGTTTTAAGATTTCctcttctttgtatttaaaaagtgcGAGGGCAAATCGGAATATTacctaataaaaatatatacaatatttgtttctttataaCAACAGAATGCATTGGCTCTCGTTATTATCTATTACAAACTCAAAGGAAAAGTGTTACTCTTCCTATGGCCTTCACTTGAACTATGTAATCACACCTGCTACTCCCTGCCCCGTCCTCCATTCCCAAAAGCTGCCAAATAATTGTGTTGTGCCCTGTAACCAGTTCTATCCAGAATACAATACTGGGTTTATAGCATACAAATTCTTTGAAGTTTTGAGTTCCTAATTCAGTTGTAGAACAGACACTGCTACATCTGATGAATGCATTTATTAAGTTACTGCAGAGCTAAAAtcaagttttgctttttatatgGATTGTTTCCAATGCCTTCAATTTTCCCAACACGTTGGGAGACTGATGCTGAAGTAATTTCTGATACCAGTTTGTCAAATCAACTTTGGCACAAGCTGGATGAAgcattatttcctttcattctgaAAAGGCTTCAGTAAGTTCTGAACTTTGTCATTCTGTACCtggctgcctttaaaaaaataccaggaTGCTTAAAACTGATTTGAAAGAACACACAACCAAAATACCACTGTGTGTTATAATGCTCAGATGAGGCCAAAGAGAAATCTAGCACACACAGTTTTTGTCTACTTATTTTCTAACTCTCCTGTTCTCTCCAGTTGCCTACCACATCTGCTTTAGTGGTATCACTGTGTTTGaatctaatgatttttttcctgcaccaATTTTATTGCACTGCAATTTAACAAGTATGAAACGCATGAAAATTCTTTCACCCCCACCCCTTAGCTGATGATATAGGACCCCAGATAGTCATTATTTGTCTGTTGTACTTTTAATgtctgcagaaataaaacaaatagtTTCTGCAGAGACAAGCTAAACATTAGCACTTGGTTACAActaatttttacatattttcaatACTTCTGACTTCTGTCTCCTTCGCGTAACCTTTCTTCTTTATAAAAGTAGCTCTCATTTTGATATAATTACTTAAAATTGATTGAGAGCTGCATGTCTGGCTAAACAGTACTGCCTATAGCTTTACTTTttcaaaggttaaaaaaatggTGGGTAGTGAAAGGAAAATACCTAGCATTTAGAATTCTTCCATGCAACTTAAGGTTTTAATTTGCAGAACACAGACAAAATGGAAAGTTTTTGACTGATTATTTATACATGTCCTCCCTGTTTTTTCCTACCAGTGATTTTTAACTGTGAAACAACTTTCCTCCACTCTGCAGTCAATAACACCATAGTATTTTGTTACCAGGTAACAACTGAAAAAACTTAGCTGGTTCAGTTCACCTTTGGTCCCTCATATAGGAAGGAGtcccagattttaaaaaggatgTCGCTAACCACGCTGTCCACAAAGACCACAAGAAACCAGTTGAAAGTTATAAGAGTATAGTCAACTTTGTATTGTTCAAAATGAGCATGCAGTCGTGGAAGCTTCTCGCTCATTAAATCCTTGAATACTCGCTGATCAACCTAAAGAGATGACAAATATGACATTATTGCTCCTAATTTTCCACCATAGATGTCATTCAAAGTAGGGCTGCTACCAATCTGTAAGTGCAAGTTTTCAAGAGTTGACCTGGAAACCTAGGACCGTCTAGCTAACACTTCTAAGCTAGATCCACCCAAAACATACAGGGCCATCCCAACACACACCGCCCTTGATGACACAACGTTTTGCTTCTCAATCCACCCCCAGTCTCACAGGGCTCCTCACACACAGGTGTTGTGTTCCTACTACAGGTGACTAGTGCTGCACTGGTGCAGCAGGAGCATCAGACCAGTGAACAAGCTGGGGAAAGACTtagagggaggaggcagcacaTACCAGAGCATCACCTGGAAGCAGAAGAGCACTACAGCATACACTGTTCACATTACTGCAAAATGCATTCtcacccccactcccccagaGAGCCCATCACTGCCTCCCCACCAATTCTGAGGGAAGAAATGATAAATCAGCTCAGTCAATGTTGTGAAGCTAATAATCAGAAGAGAGGTTAAAAACTGGAGCTCCAAGCAGATCACTGAACAGTTACTTCAGTGTTATACTCAGAGTCCTTGTCCAAACAAGGGCCCTGGTGCCTAGAACTCACCTCTGTCAACACAGTTTTATAGAGGAAAGTTTTTGCGTGGCTGCAGTTTACAGGACCAGGCTTTATTTTGGCAGAGAACATACCTGAGATCCTAGCAGTGTCTTAGTATAATAATCACGAGGCATGAAGACTTCCACTATTGTTACTAGACACCAAAAAGCATCTTCCTGTTCCAAATACAGAAGTGCAATCGCTACCAGTCTGAAAATAGGGTTTGTTTGGAGAAAAAAGTTATTATAGTATCACAAAATGTATTAAGAACAATTACAATAAAGCCTTTGCTTCTATTCAGCGGAGATAAATGTGTTAACAGCAGTGCACTAAACAGCAAAATGGTTAATGAAGTTTAAGATGGGGCAATGAGATGCCTTCTCAGCCAAGCCAACTATTTTTGATCAGTTAAATAAGAACACAGTTAAAGGCAAAAGCAAAGTGATTTGCTAGAAGCCATTTTCCCAGGAACTAaggcaaaataatgaaaagcttCCAAGTCCTAAATATACTACTGCAATTCCCATACATTTGTCTTTCCTTAttgaagaggagaaagaacagATGGTTCTTGTATTTCACACAAAAATCTTAGGTTTAGAAAAATCCTTTCTAGCATGTTTACTTTATATctattaaaatacatgtaaGTAACACATTTATCTACCATtgtctttgaaggaaaaaaaaaagccctaaattTTTTCGAAAGAATAAATTTGTTCTAAGAATTTCTTTatgtataataaaaaaaagattcaacagcagcagcattccTGGTTTTCCTGTTTCCAATGaatataatgaaagaaaaaaaaatctgaaaataacttCACGTTTATAATAGTTGTTTGAATATGAAAGGTAACCTCCAATATATTCCTCCAATTaaacttggggttttttctgtacGCCAGAGCATCTGTAACAACACGAACTGCTTCTGATGTTCCACAGCTTAATAAGATGATCACACTTTAAAAGCTTAAGAGAACcaaaggaataaatatttaatttgcttttaacttctgcagaattatttacagtaaaaccaaaaatgaaacaaaaaacgTCCCAGGAGAAAATAATCCTGCACAAAAAGTTCAAATTTAGCAAAAGCACCTCCATCACCTTCTAGTCATCAAAGACATGGTGCTCCAAGACTGCAACAGCCGTGTTCTTCAGACATGCCTTGTGACATGTCAGTGACAATATTAATGCAACAAACATATGATTTACCTACAGAATGCAACCACTAGTGATGAATACTCAGAAAAAGAATACATATTATTACTACATCATTCACTACTTCTACTACTGCTGCCAGCACCACCTCTTTACCTCTACCACATTATTCACTGCCTCTATTCCACTACTACTTATGCGCtgtattaaaaggagtgtggcccGCAtgtcgagggaggttatcctccccctctactctgccctagtgagaccacatttagagtgttgtgtccagttttgggccccccagtttaagaaggacatggaactgcttgaacaagtccagcagagagctaccaagatgatcaggggactggagagcatctcccttatgaggaaaggctgagagacttgggtttgctcagcctggaggagactgagggggggtctcatcaatacctataaacacctaaagggtgggtgtcaggatgttgggactaggctcttttcagtggagcccaatgacaggacaagggtcaatgggcacaagttggaacacaggaagttccacttgaATATGAGCagaaacttctttactgtgagggtgacagagcagtggaacaggctgcccagagaggctgtggggtctccttccctggagacattcaaaacctgcctggatgcagtcctgtgccccctgctctaggtgtccctgcacaggcaggggtttggacaagatgatctctagaggtcccttccaacccctaccattctgtgattcttcagCACAGTTTCAAATGACAAAGCTGCTCCAGTTCAAGTCTTTTACCTTGTACTAGTCCATAAATTAGTGCACAAATTGACATTTTCAGTATTATATTATGGGGACAAGAATGGTGTTAGACTAATACACCTGCTTCAAATAACACCTTCTTTTGGTACAGATCTCAAAGTACCAAAGTTATTTCGGCAAGCACCAACTGCAGTGacttaaaattcttcttagCCTTGTAACACGAGAATCATCCCTAAATTGAGTACTACAATTCTGATTGAAGACATCCTgaaggaaatgctgaaatttgTGGCCTCGACAGAACAAAAAGCTTTCAAGCATTTATTtctggttgtttgtttttttttaaaaaaaaaagcaaaacccatcAAATTCTtgcacacaaaagcaaaaagatcCCCTACAACTGACAGGAAGGCAATGTAAAACTACCCTTAAGTAGCCCATTTCTGATGTGAGTTAATTCTAGTTCCAGTTCTTTTGCCAAACTGATTTAACAAGTCTCATGATCCAAGtcttggttttttaatttatttttattttttaaatgtgatagATATTAGAACATTATAAATTATGAACTAAAAAACCCATGAGTCAAATGGCTGTCCAAAAGCATAGCGCTATACACGTGATTTGAAAGGCTCATGAAGTATTCCACTGTATAATTTTAACTCAAGATCTGCAAAATCTTACCTGTTGAGCCCTTGGCAATATCCAATATCAGGATTTCTCCATGAAAACGCTAGCAGCACATTTCGCAGCTTCTGGATCCCTTCAGATGTTGGGGAGGAATAATGTTTGTTGTTTGGCAAAGTTCTCAAGAGATCCAACTCAATTTGTTTAGATGcaggattttgtttttccagagcATTTTGAAGCAAGGTTTGGAAATACCCAGGAACAGTGCTGTCCTTGAATTTTTTAACATGAAGATTGACACACCATTTCCACATCTTGGAACGATGTCCATGTGGAATTCCAGATCGAATAAGATTCTTTAGTTCTACACAGCGCATCATCTCTCTATTCATTGTGCTTGCAAGGTAGTTTTCCCATTTTACCCCTGTGGAGATCTCTCTGTTTTCACTGAGAGAAAGTGATCTCAGGTCCAAAGCTCGTGATTTTGCTACTAGCTTCTCCTCTTCATCATCCTCTGGGACTGTCTGAAAACCATATATATCATATTCACTGAAATGgagggcaaaaaagaaaaaaggccttTAAAAATGTGGTCAGTAGCCCTGAAACTCTCAAGTTCTCATCCTAATGTTACTTTAAATATCCCTCAAGCCACTCCCCATAGTTTTCAAGTTTTAACaattattatttaaacatttttctgaagtatatcctttaataattatttttataacccATATACAAGACTTTGTACCTGTATTCCAATATATATTACTACACAGATTAAGCAATTTATTTAAGAACATGgtcaaattaaaattaactcaTCTCTTCAGCTATACAGCAACATTTGAGTCTAAGTTTTATACTGTATCTCAAATGAAGTAATAAACTTATTCATACAGCCGAAAGGATTTCATGACAATACTGTTATTCATGAAgggaaatacattaaaaaccccaaatcctgcAAATATATGCCCACTGTCTATTTTTGCAATGTTAGAACCGGGACCACTGACCAAAAtacacaaacatttcttttaatagGACCAAATTACCTGACCAGGTGtggtttaaaaaatgtttgttctgGTTGTTCACTAGTTTCTGCTTTCAAGGCATCTTCCAGTAACTGTGTGATGACCTCACGAGTAGGACTCTGCTCCTCAGAACAAACAGGAGTTCTCATTTCTTGAAGCAAAATCAAGTATTTACTTTCTATCTGACAGAGTTTGGCTTCCAAGCTAGTATACTGCAAAAAACCAATATGTAATATCATAAGTCTTCAGGAGCTTACTTTGTACTac
This sequence is a window from Phalacrocorax carbo chromosome 7, bPhaCar2.1, whole genome shotgun sequence. Protein-coding genes within it:
- the TBC1D2B gene encoding TBC1 domain family member 2B isoform X4, whose translation is MLVAATRQDMTYWLQELQQKRWEYCNNLDAAKRDSRTSPTPSDFSKGLVAKDNPDLSILRQNASAERARNILAVETSPTDLVGEQAASQRAPVQPSAINFSLKQWSTEIKNSMSSLRKGNNENRKSVFYTSEEWELLDPTPKDLEDSMALEEKRKHLAEGSKGLTSSAFPFDFGRIPHKTRRPLKDMIGSSKNRNSSDSSPTEWYSGNGNKLVSELQLKYQSQQEELEQLKKDLLSQKELVRLLQQTVRSSQYDKYFASRLCEGVPKDKLELLHQKDDQILGLNNQLEKLNLEKDSLQQEVKNLKCKVGELNEQLGMLMETIQAKDEVIMKLSHQLSECEDNTSSQSGAVNSSMATCTNKELQELDRLKDNLQGYKTQNKFLNKEILELSALRRNAEAREREWQAKYTSLEAKLCQIESKYLILLQEMRTPVCSEEQSPTREVITQLLEDALKAETSEQPEQTFFKPHLVSEYDIYGFQTVPEDDEEEKLVAKSRALDLRSLSLSENREISTGVKWENYLASTMNREMMRCVELKNLIRSGIPHGHRSKMWKWCVNLHVKKFKDSTVPGYFQTLLQNALEKQNPASKQIELDLLRTLPNNKHYSSPTSEGIQKLRNVLLAFSWRNPDIGYCQGLNRLVAIALLYLEQEDAFWCLVTIVEVFMPRDYYTKTLLGSQVDQRVFKDLMSEKLPRLHAHFEQYKVDYTLITFNWFLVVFVDSVVSDILFKIWDSFLYEGPKVIFRFALALFKYKEEEILKLQDSMSIFKYLRYFTRTILDARKLTSIAFGDLNPFPLRQIRNRRTYHLEKVRLELTELEAIREDFLRERDTCVEKRDLISDDEEDS
- the TBC1D2B gene encoding TBC1 domain family member 2B isoform X3; the encoded protein is MEAFFLWQAATRQDMTYWLQELQQKRWEYCNNLDAAKRDSRTSPTPSDFSKGLVAKDNPDLSILRQNASAERARNILAVETSPTDLVGEQAASQRAPVQPSAINFSLKQWSTEIKNSMSSLRKGNNENRKSVFYTSEEWELLDPTPKDLEDSMALEEKRKHLAEGSKGLTSSAFPFDFGRIPHKTRRPLKDMIGSSKNRNSSDSSPTEWYSGNGNKLVSELQLKYQSQQEELEQLKKDLLSQKELVRLLQQTVRSSQYDKYFASRLCEGVPKDKLELLHQKDDQILGLNNQLEKLNLEKDSLQQEVKNLKCKVGELNEQLGMLMETIQAKDEVIMKLSHQLSECEDNTSSQSGAVNSSMATCTNKELQELDRLKDNLQGYKTQNKFLNKEILELSALRRNAEAREREWQAKYTSLEAKLCQIESKYLILLQEMRTPVCSEEQSPTREVITQLLEDALKAETSEQPEQTFFKPHLVSEYDIYGFQTVPEDDEEEKLVAKSRALDLRSLSLSENREISTGVKWENYLASTMNREMMRCVELKNLIRSGIPHGHRSKMWKWCVNLHVKKFKDSTVPGYFQTLLQNALEKQNPASKQIELDLLRTLPNNKHYSSPTSEGIQKLRNVLLAFSWRNPDIGYCQGLNRLVAIALLYLEQEDAFWCLVTIVEVFMPRDYYTKTLLGSQVDQRVFKDLMSEKLPRLHAHFEQYKVDYTLITFNWFLVVFVDSVVSDILFKIWDSFLYEGPKVIFRFALALFKYKEEEILKLQDSMSIFKYLRYFTRTILDARKLTSIAFGDLNPFPLRQIRNRRTYHLEKVRLELTELEAIREDFLRERDTCVEKRDLISDDEEDS